Below is a genomic region from Thalassophryne amazonica chromosome 3, fThaAma1.1, whole genome shotgun sequence.
atttataaatacctgACAGgaaattaatattttaaaaaatgacataattaacagaaaataacagGGTTGAGTTCTTACTCTaacaactgttgaggtctaaggttctaaaaacattctggactcacacgccattccaactcactatagaaactttgtataatttattaccacccttgaaaaatgtcagctacctcttttataaacactacccaatctagagcccatggatccccacgggcaatgcactAGTTCACTGAAATTTTGtacagcaggtagctgagtggataaggagctgggctGCCAATggatctgggtttgattcctgggcatgctacctgtctgtgttcttggacaaggcaCTGCACTGGACTGGTGTCTCACCCAGTGGGTGtctcatctgcttgatgctatggaatccagagataagcaccggcaccaacgggcctcagggcctataaatGACTCCTCCCATGAGATGGGTCACTGAATTCAATGGGATGGATTTGATGTTGATTTCTAGGGTTGTTCAACCTCAGCATTAATAAGTAATGTCCTTGTAGTTTCCCAAATCTCACAGACAAACGGACACATCTCTGGGTCAAAAACGCAGTTTAATGAGCCCTTTTTGAAATGTAGATATCATTGTCACTCaggcagacggatggacagacagacaatctCCAAGTGACGGATGCCACAAAACGCGCCAGCAAACTTCAGAGACTACATGTTAAAAATGAAGAAGGGCTCCTCAACAGTTTGTCAAGATGCACCTTAAGAAAAACTAATGCTATCAACAACACAGTCACACCAGGATTTGAGGATCCATTGGATCACACAGTCACATGCAAAATCAACAGTCTTCTCAGTAAAATTCaagtgagataaaaaaaaaaaaacgtgattgCCTCTTGTCCTTGATGAGATGAAGCATGACTGTTTGTGTAAACAGCCAGGACCAAACccaaaaaagaagcaaaacaatCCAAACCACTCTTCCAACAGAGGGTGCAGAACTGGCTCTTAGTCAAACACAGCCGGCACGCAGGCAGTGGTCAAAACGGGGGGAACTGAAAAGACAAAGCCAAGGCGCCTGCAGGGGATGGGTGTTTTCCTTGGAAAGAAATCAGGTGTAACTGTTTGATGTAGTGAGCGCAGGACAGCTGAcagaagacaaacaggcagaTCATGCAAATGATGAGGCAGTTCAtttatgtatctttttttttctttttgtgaacCTCATTCTGCAGCAGGAAAttgaaaaactggaaaaatcttCCCATGCACAGATAAGCCTTCATACAGCAGCTATCACTTCTGCGTATACCACTGGGGTCGGTCAGTGCACATGCACTGGGGACTTCAAGTGTATAGAGACATAGTCTGTGCTTTTACTTTGAAGGGTTTGTTGGTTGCTCCTTCATACTGGATGAACAAACTGGTACACAAGTCTCTGAGACACGTCGGGCTTACGGATGATGCCCTTCTTGTAGTACTGAcgtatggagcggctcagcttgtCGTAATTCATCGCAGGACGATTCTTCCTCAGTCCCCACAGTCTGGCCACGTGAGCCGAGTCTTCGATTTTGAAAATACCTGGTGAGAGTCAAAGGAGAAGTATAATGGCTCTCACAGTGCAACAGTTTGTGTGTTATCACAGACACACCTGTGAGGAACTCCTCCTGGTGGTAGCAGAGAGACCAACAAGACATACATCGAGCCCCCAGTGGTTGCAGATATTCAGGAAATGTGCTTTTTTTGGACAATAGTGACATCAGTTGATGACCCTTAGTGacatcatcatgacaccacaAATGACAAATGAACTGTAACCCTACTGGTTTTAGAGACATcctgaaaagtgtgtgtgtgtgtgtgtgtgtgtgtgtgtgtgtgtgtgtgtgtgtgtgtgtgtgtgtgtgtgtgtgtgtgtgtgtgtgtgtgtgtgtgtgtgtgtgtgtgtgtgtgtgtgtgtgtgtgtgtgtgtgtgtgtgtgtgtgtgtgtgtgagagagagagagagagagagagagggagaattaCAATTTCATGAGAATTTTATGACATCATGAAATGAAATTATGTCTCTTATATCTTTGAATACAAATAATTGACTGACTGGTAGTAGCTAGTGGTTTTCAGATGATTATTACAACATTTCATGATGCCTTTATGATATCATCATAATGTCAGTtacataatttgattacaaatgaTTTGGTGGTTGTTATATGCTGCATTTCATTTCTAATGCATTCTAACTCTGTTGGTTGTAGAGATATCCTGGAAAATCTGTTTTACCAACAAGTAGACATTGTTTCATGAtgcctttatgacatcatcataATGTCAGTTACATCATTTGATTACAAATGATTTGGTGGTTGTTATATGCTGCATTTCATTTCTAACTCATTCTAACTCTGTTGGTTGTAGAGATATCCTGGAAAATCTGTTTTTACCAACAGTTACATCATTTCATAATGTCACTCTTACCATTTGATTACAAATCACTCATGAATTGATGTATTGCTTGGCCCTTTGGTTGTAGTTATAACAcggaaaatgtgttttttcccTGACAACTATGAAATCACAATGTCACTTATACCATTTGATTACAAATGGTTTGCTGATTGATAGAAGCTGTATATCATCTCTTCAACCTCCATGATAATGGAAAAAtcttgaaaagtgtttttttttcctgaaaattttGACATAATTTCACAacatctttgtgacatcatcataaTGTCACTGATAGGAGTTGAGTGCAAATGATCTGATGGACATAAACTTTACATTGTGTCTCTAATACTTTTGGTTTTGGGGATAACGTGCAAAAGTGATTTTCAGACAATTAAGACATCATTTGAGAAATGACTTACTAATTAACATAAGCTTTACATTGCATTTCCAGCCCTACTGGTTACAGAGCTACATATCTAGGAAAATTTGTTTTTCAGACTATACTTTGACCTTCATCTTTGATCTTCTCCAGAAGTCACTTATCTGGAGACATTCATCCAAGGTATATTCCTAccaagcttggtgaaaatctgctcacCCATTTATTTTGGACATTTTGGGCATGTTGGGCTTTAAATCCAGGAACCTCTAGCTCGAAGGAGAGAGTGCTGATTACTGCGCCACCATGTGGCCTCTTAATGCCAACACACTTATCAAAGAAATTAATAAAGAGAATTTGTGATAGAAACAAACCTGCTAATTTATGTTTTCTGAAACATTTGTGCCGTTTCCCCACCATGTAGTTcagaatgttgaaaaaaaaaagagaaataggtTAAGTCTTCTAGAATAGACTTTTGGTCGAACCCAGAAGACTCTGGACTAAATACCTTTTTCTTTATTGAGCCAGCGGATGCAGCGTCCATAGCTGTGCGGTTTGAGAAGAAGCTCCCTGAGAAACTGCCACAGATGAATCGGTTGTCCTGAACACGATGAATCTGCTTCTGACCAAAGCGCCTCTGTGCCTGCATGACAACCAATGTTTAGACCTTAGAGCCAAAAGCGAGATCAGGTAGGACAAGGAAAGTATTAATTAAAATAGTTTCTAATGTTTATGGAAAAGGTGCCAACTGGCCTACAGACAAGGGTACAAAAACCTCAAAAATGACGgtacatttaaatttttttcttcatttaaaggTAGTCATTGCTTTTTTTTAGAACTAGAAGGCCAGTCAGAATGCTCTAAGAGTCATTTGTTTACATTTGCATTTCCCTTTTATCTCTTTTGTCACTGTAAGAGAATTATTCCTTTGATCCATTCTTAGATACTAATAACTAatctttgatcctcatcactGTTCCCTGATTGCTGACTTGTGTTTGTTCTTCATCATCTTTTATTTTAATGTTGATCTTTTATCCTGATCACCCagttttgatcctgatctttgatctttgTCAAGGGCATTGTATATTTGTGCCAGTTAGTCTATGCATCTTACATCGATCTTGCAATCAGGATCAAATTATGACTTTCAAGTAATCTTGGTGGTGCCCGGGGCTGGTAAtccccagcttcagaaagtaaaagttccACCATGTATTGCTTCCAGCTGTGCAACTAAAACACCTGCCTGAAGAGGTGAAGTAATTACAATTAGCTGGTTTTAatgggccctgcaacagactggcatcctgtccagggtgtaacctggacaggactactgggataggcttcagccccccatgacccttgactgaagtaagcaggtatagaaaatggatagatgaatGGTTTTAGTgagtggatggaacaaatatgtgacaGGACTTTTACTTTGTGACGCCACAGTTTTCTGCTTCCAGGTAGGGCTTGTGACAAGAAAGATCTTTGATCTTATAATCAAGATCCAAAGGATAGAAGGAAGCAGATCACAATGTTTGATCCTTATTGCTGATCTTAGTTCTTGATTGCAGAAAAGATGATCATAAATTAAAGCAAGGGTCAGAACATAAAAAAAGCAGAATTCATACGCTGATCAGGATGAAAGGAAACAACATCAAAAATCAAAGGCAGGCTCATGATCAAAGGAATCATGATTAAAAGTAAGACCCACGCCTTGACTCAAGACTTTCTCTACCAAATTACTTTGAAAATCATTAATATCCCTTTAGGATATCCTGCTGATTACCTAGCTAACTAGCAAACTAACTAACTGATTGACTGACTGATAGACAAAAGGAAACTCAAACATATCCTACTTATTGGGGACAAAAATACACTGAAACAACAGCTTGAGTATCTCTAATTTCATGCACTGGTACTGCGCTTCAATGCATCTACGACACTGTAAAGCcaacttgggtcctggatggcaaccacccaggtagacagtTCATCCTTACATCTCTAAAGTAACCAACTGTatgccaggtgaaacatgagtgtccccttgggcttctccagccactggggtcctcctcATACTCCTCATCTTCATCTCCATTCCAGCAGGACTCAAAGACCATCTGAAGGAACCTgctgccaaagacatccagtcattgccttaggtcactggttaacacacaaccatacagtaagagagGTACCAGGACACCAAAGGCTTGGACCTTCAGCAAcctccataagctctttccaggtgtctctcaatctcaaaagcTGAGGACCCAGAGGCATGAATTTcattgccaagataagtgaatgtctctacatgtACACATTCACCACACACTGATACACTTCtgatgagtccaggaagtcactgaaagactggatcttagtcttaatacaggacaatcgcaaacccagacactctgattcctcactcagtttttcaACTGCTGagatcagggtatccattgatcccGCAATGGTCACAGCATCGTCCATGAAGTTAAGGTCAGTCACGACACTGGCATGTGCACATCGCTTGGTGCACTGCTACCAATACACTGAGTAATTCAAACactcaaacacagggagaacatgaaaattCCATCCAGAAAGGAACAGGCTGGAAGTGAACCTCGGAtcttctggctgtgaggcaacattcaTAATACATATACAAATGAGAAAAAGGTTCTTAAACAGGCAAGATGGAATTTTCAAAGACATCTAGTGGTACGTTTTCAGATTGCACCCCTTCCAATACCCTGCAATTCTGTTCTCGAGCAGAATGGAGGTTGGATCAGGCAGGAAAAcacctacagtgaggcaaataagtatttgatacaaaagAAAAACAGGCCTTaaaatttggtacagaaacctttgcagttacagagatcagatgtttcctgtagttcttgaccatgtTTGCACATTGCAgctgggattttggtccactcctccatacagatcttctctagatcgttcaggtttcgagtttcagcttcctccaaagattttctgttgagttcaggtctggagactggccaggtcactccaggaccttgaaatgcttcttatggagcccccccttagttgccccggctgtgtgtttggggtcattgtcatgctggaagacccagccatgacccatcttcaatgctcttactgagggaaggaggttgttttccaaaatctcgcAAAACATGACCCCATCCGTCCTCCCTTCAATGCGGTGCAGCTGttgtgatgtttccacccccatgcttcatggttgggatggttttcttggggttgttctcatcttccaaacacagtgagtggagttgacaccaaaaagctctattttggtctcatctgaccacatgaccttctcccatgcctcctctggatcattcagatggtcactggtgaacttcaaatgggcctggacatgtgctggtgtgagcagggggaccttactaATAATTACGCCATCAGTTGCTGCCTTCTCACTAaattgcttgcctgttgtcctgtagcccatcccagtccttagacagctctttggtcttggctatggtggacaggctggagtgtgattgattgagtgtgtgaacaggtgtcttttatacaggtaacaagttcaaataggtgcaattaatacaggtaaagagtgcagaataagagggcttcttaaagaaaaattagcaggcctgtgagagacagaattcttgatggttggtaggggatcaaatacttatttcatgcaataatatGCAaagtaattattaaaaaaatcatacaaggtgattttctggatgttttttttttttgattctctcacagttgaagtgtacctatgataaaattacagacctctccattctgtgTAGGTGGAAAaaattgcaaaattgacagtggatcaaatatttttttgccccactgtatgatTACATAAGCTACATGCTTATACACTCTCCTGAGTGTGTTTCCTTGAAGAACAGTGGAACCAGCGAGGTTTTCGCAGTTAGCAACATGGACTCTGAGATTCGCAATCAAGCACATGAGCATGTGCTTGGAAAGGGAGGGGTGAGGTTCTGTTTTAGGTTTGTTTACACTTTGAAACCCTGTAAATTCCATCATgccaatttaactataaacatacTGTACACACAAAAGCATGAACATGTAAGtcttaaatttaaaaacaaaaaacacaagcaTACCAGTGGCTTTGGGATCTCCAGCTGAACATCTCTCCTTCATCCAGGCAGCTGAAGACACATGTAAATAGAGAGACTTATTTTGTAGGTGTtgtgattacaaaaaaaaattcatttcaaAGAGCCAAAGCAGACATTAACACATTTCTTATCCCACACACACCTGACTTCCATATGTCTAGGTGTGCGTGCAGCGTGTCTCCGCATTGCGGCGAACGCTGGCGAAACTCTTCTTCACTCATGGCACACAGGTCCTTCCCTGTCAGCTCCTGGAAGGCTTTTCCTGCGTGGGGAAGCCTGTACAGATGTTCAGTCCACAGCAGCCACTTCTGGACATTTACTGTGTTCCACTCTATCGGGTCTGTGGAGATCAAAAGGCGAAAACAATGAGAAAACCTCCAGCTGCGTGTGCAGTGAAGTGAACCCATTCCAGTTAAATGCACCGTTTTAACAATGTCTTTTGCAGATTGATATGTCACTTTATTCTATTAAAACCACAAGCTAATCACACTTTCATGCCACCTCATTAAACAGACCGAGGATGCTGCAGGTTTATGACAGCGAGCAGCCTTTCAGTGCACCGCGCTGATGTTTGCTTTAGCAGGAGAGACCTCGCCCTTAAGACTGTGTACACGACTACTGGCAGGAAATAATCGTCGCTGTCAAAATCCAAGAGAACACATGCAAAGGTCAGGATTAAACAGATCCTGTAGCGCGCAAACACAGCTTTACGTCAGTGAAAATATAACTGAAGAGATCTGTCAACTGGTCGATCCACAGAAACATGTTGATTTTGAGAGCACATTCACTCAGCTTAAGCGTAGCTGAATGAATATATTTTTACTTGCAAATAAGAGGCAAcactttaggatttttttttcaaagaaaaaTGAATGTGCATGCTAAACGTCTGTTTCTTTGTCAGTTATACATCAGTCCCACCTATAATTATCCTCTGAGGTTTTGCAGGTGTTGATACAGCGGCGTACCTGGGGTGATATTGAGAAGTTTGCAGGCCGTTTCTATGTCCTTCAGCACCTCTCCCACCACCATGCTCTGCACCTGCTCCAGTGATCGCTCCTCCACCTGCCCCTCCAGCCCAGGACAGATCCCCTGTTCCTGGCTGTCGATGACGGGACACTGTTCAGGTTCCTTGTGTGGCTCCAGGCGAGCCATGGGTAAGGTCAAAGTCGGGGTCGCCTCGGAAACTTTCACTAGCCAGGTGGTGTCCTCGCTGAGCAGCATGTCGAAACAGGAGAGGTAAAGGCCGGACACACTCGGTTTGATGTCCACCATGTCCCAAAGCTCTCCAGAGCTGCTGCTTCGCTCCAGAAGGGCAAGAGACTCCTCTGTCATCCCCATCCGGGATCCATATATGGTAGATTCTGATAAACTCCCAACCGGATTCGACATAACTGGAATCTACAGAAAAAGGGCACAAGATTATACTCACTTTAACTATGTACAGGAGAAATCTCTGGTGCACACTGGCTCAAACTGTGTATTGAACGAGAAGGTCTGTCCAATAGGTAACACCCCCCtcaccccccccccgccaaaacaAAAGAGTTATCTTTGGGTCTCAATCATTTTTCAGATCTAGATAGATAATAATATGTATTGTCCAATGCTGAGGTAAAGCTGTGCTAATTCAATCCATTCAATTGTTTTGTACAACACccaatcacaacaaaagtcaccccaaggtgctacaCACGAGCAGGGgtgccgccagggattttgggccccatgaaaagaaatattaattgtattaggggcttctctgggcccctgtcagtcatgggcccctagaatcctcctccttattctcccctttttggcacccctgcaCACAAATAAGGGTGAAATCTTACCCACCCTTCTGAGCAAACACATTTGCATCAATGGTAATGAAAAACTCTCTTTTGATTAtatgtaggaagaaacctcaagcaggccagactcagtgggtgaccatctgctttggccgcaCTAACGAAAACATAATTAAAGGAAATGCTGCAGAGGGCAGATTCATACCCTGCATGCTCTGCACACcaaaatataaatgtacaaataaatatacatatTTCCATAATAGCAGTTATTAGTATGTATGATGTCATCATATGATTTCTGTGTGGCTTCATTATgaggtcattcataccaatcaaacaTAAATAttatgctgatcaatatatgctttagatcatccatctaggcttcgcgaccccccgcggtcgggtccagcccgacatgtgactctgcccgcacgttctttcattacaaaatgtccgttaacaatggaatgtccgaataaactcctcatgccgacttcttctgaaagttctctgttctctgacgacttactgggtcaacagagcctgaaatgtggaagttttcaacttgaaacggcgagacgctgccacctcgaagcgcagatcgccatcaagcgctgtgggccgtccttaaagcgacactaccagaccaaaatctctcatcagccgttaaaatttttaccgaaaaccagctgaatttatcgaatggtgtccactcagttgtgccttagagcttttgaaaaaattttgatcaaacaaagcagcagtctctgagccattcctaaacaatgaaaaatcgacgagagggtgggccactcctcactcaaagactgcccacaggcgaatgacgtaaccgacaggcctgaaaaaactctcacatgcccacgagggttcaagcatgtctgatgtaatcacatgtgattcaaatccatatggtttttgaaaaaaataataagttcggatacttttctaatagacctcgtatttgtcaaGGATCATGTGTTTGTCGGCGTGCCATGACATCCCCACATTAAACAAAACCATACACAGGCGTTTCTAGATGCACACCCACAAGTGCTCTGAATCGGCACAAAAGCAGCAGATGTGTGAAAAGCAGGAGGGTATTTGGTAGCTGCATCTGCGACCAAACAGTCCTATTTAGGATCTgcgcttctcgcccttaacaGGGACGGGGCTAGAAAAGGTGCTTTAACACCAATCAAGAGACAATCATCCTTGCCACTTGGGGATTGCCATGATGGTTACtgtcagaatacaatgatgtagtatcctctgcatttaacccatctccACAGTCCAGTACCTAGGCACCAAATCCAGATCTAGACACATTGCCACAAAAAGAGCATAAATTTATTGACTTTTGCCTTGgtggtgggaggaaaccagagtacccagaaaaacccatgcagacatgggaaaaagaaagaaaggaccTGGACAGTGTTGGACCTTCTTGCGTTGAGGCTAGAGTAGGAACCACTACACCACCTACAGTATAGTGAACTCTATGTAAATGACATGCTGTCTCACAGGGTTTCCTGCTACATtctttattacatttattattagtgtgtgggtttcctccaggtactcTAATTTCCttccacaataataataataataataataataataagaagaagaagaagaagaagaagaagaaaaacatgcttatttagggtctgctctctACAGCTGGAGTTGGTCCTCcggcgccagactgtggctgctcactgctcctagtggttggattgtgtctaactgtaagtaggatggttaaatgcagaggacaaatgtcattgtacatatgtatatgtacagttgacattaaaggctctattctattctatttgccAAAATACAGAGATGGGGCTTACAAGTGGGAGAAGTACCACTGAGATGAGGATGTGCGCCAAGTTTGAAGAAGATACATCAAACAGGAGCCAAGCAGGAATCCAAAAACttggtttggtttgtttttttaaaaagtctattttcttttttgttgttgtctataGCAATAACTTTTTAAGGATCTGGTAGGGCCGTGGTGAAAAAGTAAGTATGCACTGTTCCAGCCTGAAGAAGACCACGCATCAAATCTTAGATTCATCAAAGGATCAAGACACAAAGAACAACTATTCCTTTATATAGATTTCTAACTTCTCACCTGCGTACATTAACAAGCTGAGTAAACATTTTCTATATCTATTTCCGTCCTTAAGAAAATTTTAAATTACGAGATCAGAGACAACTGACGTATGAAGTTTGGTTTCAACATGAGTCAAGTTGCGGTGAAATTGTTGAAATTTAAATTACCTTTTTCAGTAGTTTGCCTCTTGTTATTCTCTGGCTGCTACATAACGAAgtgttttattgtcaggaaaaataaaaagaaacctcCATCAGATGCGCTGCAGGCGAGATTTCCTTGCATACTGCAGTCTGCAGGACTGAGGTGAAGGTCTATAAGAACCCAGAGGCTCAGGAAGATACTGACAATGTGACCCTGAGGGACGTTAACACATGGAGCTGCAAAGCATGGTGCAAAATGGATTTCACTGAGTCTCTTATTTGTGGGTCAACGGCCCAGAATGGCTGATATCTTGGGGGGTAGGTGACTTGTATTGAGGCCTGAAGCAGTTCCACCGCCTGCCTCGGCTTTCAAGGTGCCGTCTCTGCGGCACTCCGTCTCCACTGTCAGCTGGAGTTTTTAATCAAAGCAAAGATAGATAATGTGGAAGAGAACGCGAACAAAATCTGCCCTTACATCCACAAACAACCGGCTCGCCTGTTTTATGAAGCTGATAGGAGCGACGATCCAACACAGGCGCAGTTTTCCTGTCAGGAAATTGCAGCTATAAGTGCGCTCATTTATGATGGTCAGCTGTAGCTCCGGTGTTGTAATCTCAGGGGGAAATCGCATCTGGCATCCCGTAATGTCTACCTGCCACAGGTGGCATACGGGGAGGCACGCCGCTGTCACACACCGGGTTATCAGTCATTGAGACTGATGCCATGTAAAGCACATGTTCACGCAGGGTATAGTGGTTTTATTTGTCCAGAGACAAAGAAATTAAAGCCTCATAAAATGTCAAAGACGATAACCAGCACCCATAAAATATCAAAGACGATAACCAGCACCCATAAAAATCATCTGTGAGGGTGAAGTTTAGAATTCATACAGGGAGCTTCGGAAAGTTTGCACCTTTCTGGTTTTTCTTAAATATGGTGGCCATGAGAGGCAACACCTGCAAATATCAATTCAACAGGAGAAAATGCTTGCAAAGAGCAAACATATAACCAACAGTACATGCAACAATGTCTCCTGCAAATTCACCAAACCCACATTGCAagtaaatggactccatttatatagcgcttttccatctgcatcagaagctccaaacgctttacaatgatgcctcacattcacccattcacccaAACACTTTTACACACCAATGCcagggtgctcactacacactgggagcaactaggggattaaggaccttgcacaagggcccttagtgattttccggtctggctggggtttgaaccgaggatcctctggtctcaagcccaacgcttaaccactagaccattacctcccctttCAATCCCTCCTTTCACCAAGTGACCACAACACAGCAAACACAAAGAGGCTTCTTCTTGGAAGAgga
It encodes:
- the LOC117506135 gene encoding SAM pointed domain-containing Ets transcription factor isoform X2, which encodes MSNPVGSLSESTIYGSRMGMTEESLALLERSSSSGELWDMVDIKPSVSGLYLSCFDMLLSEDTTWLVKVSEATPTLTLPMARLEPHKEPEQCPVIDSQEQGICPGLEGQVEERSLEQVQSMVVGEVLKDIETACKLLNITPDPIEWNTVNVQKWLLWTEHLYRLPHAGKAFQELTGKDLCAMSEEEFRQRSPQCGDTLHAHLDIWKSAAWMKERCSAGDPKATGTEALWSEADSSCSGQPIHLWQFLRELLLKPHSYGRCIRWLNKEKGIFKIEDSAHVARLWGLRKNRPAMNYDKLSRSIRQYYKKGIIRKPDVSQRLVYQFVHPV
- the LOC117506135 gene encoding SAM pointed domain-containing Ets transcription factor isoform X1; the encoded protein is MSNPVGSLSESTIYGSRMGMTEESLALLERSSSSGELWDMVDIKPSVSGLYLSCFDMLLSEDTTWLVKVSEATPTLTLPMARLEPHKEPEQCPVIDSQEQGICPGLEGQVEERSLEQVQSMVVGEVLKDIETACKLLNITPDPIEWNTVNVQKWLLWTEHLYRLPHAGKAFQELTGKDLCAMSEEEFRQRSPQCGDTLHAHLDIWKSAAWMKERCSAGDPKATGLNIGCHAGTEALWSEADSSCSGQPIHLWQFLRELLLKPHSYGRCIRWLNKEKGIFKIEDSAHVARLWGLRKNRPAMNYDKLSRSIRQYYKKGIIRKPDVSQRLVYQFVHPV